In the genome of Paramisgurnus dabryanus chromosome 16, PD_genome_1.1, whole genome shotgun sequence, the window tctggggaaaaaattcaaggccctgggaagtttttgaaaatatatatagatACAGGTCATAAAGAGTGAAAGTTTtctgaaaaatccatattattctctgtgtagtgtaggataatatcatacaaattctagactttttaaacacacgtgctaaactgttcattttaaatgtttatatcttctgtatgcgaatgttgattcataccaaaatgcttttttgcaaagtcgtgtttgacacatgaaaacgtctcgggttacgtatgtaactgttgttccctgaaaaCGGAACGaaacgctgcgtctcccttccCATACTTcatgcgtccctgtaacgccgtctttggcaatatttcagatagcgatatacttcctggctcccgcgtcaccctgtctttgtcgttaagcctcaccattggttgaatttgatatacacatttagacgcacttacccctggaggcgtccccaaagtgtcaccgcagtgacgcagcgcgagttccctcgaaagggaactgtaacaatgtatcttaaaaggtaacacaatgtaatgTGTCTcaacatttagtccttgaatttgagggtattgcacctggaaagtccttgaaagatcctcgaatttgaagttaactaccCAGCGGGCACCGTGACGTCAATTTGACATCAACAAATAGTCAAGATTTTGACCACCATGTATAACGTGCATGAATATGCATATTttcattatattttgtaattattTCCTTGTGGTTGTAAAGAGGCCCAGCAAAGGTATcaatctgacatgttttttctGGTCCCTATATCTCAGGTCAATATCATTGACATTAAATCGATGTTGATTTGATGTCAGGAAATAAGATGTCAAATTGATGTTAAATTTATGTCAAAACAATGTCTGAAAAAGTAAATTTATTACTATTTAAAAATTTACCAAAAGTAATTGGGAgagttaaaaatgtaatagacacatgcaaataaactattattattgttgttttattgttaatatattttcatcacagTGTCTTAAATATAACAtgttaaatatacattttaagaataccattaataataaaatacatcaaGACTTTTATTGTCAGTTTGGAATGTTTGATCCTGACTAAAAAAGTAGCGAGGTAATCTCGCGTGATTACACGAGACTGGAGAGTTTAACGGCTGTCTGCGTGATCTTCGAGAAAGTGCATCGAGGTAAGGAAATATCAAGTCAATAAGTCAATGTTTAAAACGCGTaacattattttattcacacataaaatgttttatgacaAAAAGCACGATGCCTATTAATTGTGATTTTCTGTTATTTGTGAACGTATCCGTTATGATGGTTGATTCGGGATGTTCCCGCCGAAATTGGACTACGGTTACATTAATATGATTGTAATATGAATATTAATCAATTAATATGATATCTGGTCTTATCAACTTAACCACTTGGTTGTTTATTGCTTCAGAAAAGCACCTAAATGTAAGGGCTTTTTGGACAACTGTTCGGTAGAATCGCGTTGATATCGTAGTTCAGTCAGTGTATATCCGAGAGGTCTTACAGGCGCCACAGACACCTCTGTCATTTGTAAAGAGGAGCAGCGCGGCAGCCGGATGAGTGCGGTCAGTTAATTAATGCTGCTTGCTTAATTTCATGTTACTGATTAAGTGTTTAAACTTGACGTTAGATGAGATGTTGGTGTTTTATGGCTCGCGAATTTGTAATAACTGCATTTATCAGGCAATCACACGTTACGTCACACGCATATGCTTGTACCTGCGGTCCCTCGCGCTGTATCCATGATTTAAAGCGGAATAAAACTCTTAACTCCTTTGTAAGGAAAAAGTCAAACAGTGTAAGTTGTTGGCATGTGCTATTTGAATTTAAATGAAGTGTAATGGTATTATTTTGCTTACTTCTCTTGATGAATAATTAGCAAGTTTAATGGAACTTGAAAATATTAGTTATCCATACAAATGCGCTCTTgttttcagtttatttttataactcttCTGTAATGTCTTTGTTATCAGAGCCCTTCAAATTGAAAATAGTGATGGTGATTTTGTCAATGCTGAGATTTAAATGCATTAACAGCCATTACGTCTGTCTGGATCAGGTAATGTTGTGCATGTTAACCTGATATTTCATATACTTAAATGCATTATGCAAGTGTATGCATTACATTCTGATAAAGGTCATCATTTATAGAATTCTCTTTTACTATTGCACTAATTGTACTTTTTTATATGTTGTCAGGATTGAAGAAGAATCAGACAGCAAGGGTTGTCAGATCAGAAACGTAATAACACAAACATAAGAAACTTCACAGGTAAGCTTTTTAAAACCACCTACTACTTGTTTCTCAGTACTGGTTTATCattgtcattaggaaaatataagaaaatTATTCAGGATGCAATGGTCACTGTTCAGCACAGCACTTAATTTCTTCTGTATGTCACTATTCCCTCTATATTATGTACATGTTTCACACCCTTCGTTTTCAATAGACAGAGCTAGAAGTTAATTCATAGTTCAGAGTGGATGTTGATGCAAGTTTTAAAGAGACTTCATATTGAAAGACAAAATGGATCTTTGTGGTTGTGTACATAACAGCTTTCTTTCCTTCTTATCTTTATTAGGGCTGTGACAGTGACAGTATTTTACCACCACGATGGTAATGCACCAATTCACCACTGTGGTGCAGTGGTTTGTATGAGGGGGGAGGTAtatatctttatatatatatatatatatatatatatatatatatatatatatatatatatgtgtgtaaacaaAGATCAGATATGATGTTTCTTAACAAATGTGTGTGATCATAGGCGGCAATTTATTTTTTCGCCGGTGGGTGCTCATCACAACCTCAAGCTTTACCAGGCAACGCCAGGTGCTCTAGAGTCTGGAGCGCTCAAAAGCTTTGAAGAGATGGAAAGTGGCGCAATCACGTTTTCGTGTGAATTGTGAAGTTAAAGGTaatgtttttcctgtgtttttgattgtgttcatgtttcgtgtgaaaaaacagtatttttcacacaatttactgtatagtgctgttttcactgtcctcaaaacgggctgatgtcttccttgttctatgaaatacctccttcagaaatatgtaactagttctgattgtgtagtttgtttagtgtgttgtgattcaacagcagcttagcttagtcAGAGCTAGGGGTGCACGATTATCAAACACGATTGTCACgcacatctcgtcagtaaagctgGTTCCTTGATAAGTAATAGATccccatcagctgctttcagatggaacACCATTTACTACACACGTGtgtgattaattgtgcagccagagccatttgagcttagctggcgactgacgtgttcctgtgggcggaggttAGTCAATGCTCGTCATTCAACCAGGAATTAGAGGGCTATAGTACAAACTGGCCGTTCACTGTATGGTTTGAAAGGGGAATATATCGCTTGGCAgtaggcttgttgcgatagtcggtgaaacagtgattaccggtgcttcagcctctcaccgtttagatcacttgcccaccgcgacaccgtctttcaccgtcgttttgatattttcttgtaattaaatcatttagtttcgttagagagagcaaacacttacaactgaatgtgtctgctgcctgaattcagTGGAGCTGAACGCGCATCATCACAGAGCAGTggctgcgggtgtcagatttcatttattcctgtCAGACTGCGGCGAGCAGAtgatggcagaagccgcgtgcttactcgtttttgttataatatacatatatgatgtttaatgtaggcgagatcgttttgttgttgtggttttcattaagaataataataaacccatcattcaagcagcgctttatagaggaatagccggttgctctgcttgggactggtgggttctgtcagaagtacctgcgcacattaactcaagcacttaaaccagctgttgtaCTCGcatttgcacgcaaattcatacgcaaTTTAACGCAGCGTGCGCAAGCGCttgatttaaacaacagttgcatctaattcaaaagtgaaagtaaaatgcgcacttctgtgcatttataagccccttcCACCCGGTGAAAGCGGTATCACCGGGTTTGTCACGCGCTGATttaccggtgggaaaattctgtcaccgcaacaaccctacTTGGCAGTGAacttagagcataaataataccttagctcaaacagcaacattacacacgaACTAAATTTGCAATCAGGAAAAACAGTACCTTTAATGTGAATAAACTGAACATATGTGCTTTGCCATTTCGCTGGGTGCTTGAGCCGAGCTTCTGAGCACCCACGGGATTGGCGCCtatgtgtgtttattgtagcacttcAATCCATGAAACAAAAAGTGAGAAACCTTATTGGGGTTATAATGTTTTCAGCAGCACTAAAAACATGTTCTGATGGTGTACGGGTAgcgcagattgatactttttcgcAACCTTGAGTGACCAAGAAAGAATATTTTGCCTTTGTTCTGCTCCCAAGCCACcgggtcatcactgatatcagttgcAAATAGCGCTCTTACTCTGAATCTGCTGgctgtttgcgttcacacaaacTTGAAGATATCTCGCTGGGGGagattgtactttatattttttcatagtttgtgacGTGCATGCAACCGCAGGCCGCACTTTACCACCACGGTGGTTATGAGAACTGTCACAGCCCTAATCTTTATGTATTATGGCTCTAATCATCACTTTTAAAATGATGGCTATGCCCATGAGTTATAAAATTAAAGTTACTACCAACCATTGTAATCCACCACCAAGCTCCCATGTAGTAATGGAACCTTACAATagattttttacttgttttggaTTGTATTCCGATCAAATTCTAGTAATCCTAATAAttaagatgcagtgttttgtatttcacaatttatgttttctttttaaaaggggctatgacttgtttttttaatttttgtatgtgttttatattgtaGGCAGATCACCGTGCAACTTGGTGAAGTCATGTGTCTTTCCAGATGCCCAAATCTGTACCCCTCAAAAAGTAAGGAAATAATATTGTCCCATGACAAAAAATGGAAacattcttaatttttttaatagttgtgcttgggccacagtttttttgtatgtttttgtagaaatgaaatatgttttttttccagaaCTTTATTAAATGCCATGATAGACAAGATGAGCCTTAAGAGGAGATTTGGGAAGATGCTGTTTCATAACTCTTTGCTTTGCCAGATTATAtgtggtaagtttgtaaaatCTATATTAAAAATAGGACAAGAATATCTCCTAATCAAAAATTTTTGATCAGGTTGGGGTGTCTGCCAACGTGATGCCTTGCTGGTCTGGTTTGAGTTTGAAGTCTCTCACAGACAGTCCAGAAGGTCTGGAGTCCATCTTAGCTTTCATTGGTAAGTGACTGCACAAGAGGCTGTTTGACCCACACGTAAGGTAAACAGTCAATGTTTGCTTTGTTTAGCATCTCAATTTGGGGGGAGGGGGGATATAAAGTCAATATCACCCAAGTATTCAGACCCTTTACTCTGTATTTAGTTAACACACCTTTTGAAGCAGCAGTTACAGCCTCAGGTCTTTTTGGGAAGGATGCAGCAAACCTTGCAACACCTggatttgtttttaaacaaacagtcagaagcaccattcacttccattgtattcttttatcctgctatggaagtcagtggtgcttctggtcagtttggttacagacattcctcaaaatatctttgtgttcatcagaacccTTTAAGGTGTAGAAACATCAAGACCAATAGGAGACACCTGAGCTAAATTCCAGGTATTGTTGGAAAGGgtctgaatatgtataatgtaaaaaattatatttcagtttttcttttttcatacatttgcaaacgtttcaaaaaaacaattttatgaggaaaaatgtaaaaaattgcaGTCTCATGAAAGAACATAACAAAATTGAAAAGTGAAGAGGGTCTTAATACGTTCTGAATGCACTGTGGATGATCTTAATTGAAGCTCATTgtcacatttgtaaacacaacAGCTTTCTTCCTTCATCAGCTATGCTATGTttctagtcagaccattaaagaaCACACATCTTGCCTTCATGTGCAATAACTTTTTTTATACATGGCCTAAAAAACATAGCATTTTTGACAATGAAATAACATGCGGTTTGTTTTTCCTCTTTAGATGCTGTCATCATATTTTAAGTGCATGAGCCAGAATGGACGGGTGGTGGTGGCCATAAGAAGACTGTCAACTaaactagggtgaccatacgtgccattcttcccggacccgtcctgtccaggatttcgggtgcgtctttTGGAactcgtatttgtcgaccgcatacgtcatagaggattattattattattacagaaaagcaactgttacattttaaggtaagaatgaaactacgattgtatatcttatgtttttaactgaatggcgtatgcggtcaacaaatacgacttccggaagacgcaccgaaatcctggacgggatgcgtccgggaagaatggcacgtatggtcaccctaactaaaccaacaacaaaattcatatttgcggttataaataaaatgacttttaaacctgattttgttttcttattttatgattttattctaTATTTGGAATATTCCATTTTTGCACTACTAACTGGAAACTGCttgaaagaatgtgtttttatcCATAAAAGACAAATTTCAACGGTGAATCATGCCGGCTGGGATATCAAAATAGCATTAAAATGACATCAACATCATAACATCTTGATGTCAAATAGATGTAGAATTGACATCAAAATGACATCAGCAGAGGTCAAAATCTTGACATCAAATTGACATCAACACTTTGACGTCAAAATGACTTTCATTTTTGACCTATTCTGTGACGTAATTTTGACGTCGATGTTTGATGTCAAATTGATGTTAAATTGACATCAAATGCCCGCTGggtaaggtgtgggaaccctgtatttGATTTTCTCTTGTTTATAAAGGAACATCACTacactaaaaaaacaaacatgtattacGCATTGTGTGAATGCATGACAAAATTACTGTCCAGAATATATTCCCACAGAAAGAGGATGACAGGTCGAGTGTTGGTGGAGAGTTTGGATTTATCAGCTCATAGACTCTCTGTAAAGACATCTGCTGAAGATGAGTCCGACCACGCAGACAGCCGGTGAGATCTCAACACTTCTGTTTATGTCTCATGGTTGAATTCAGTCTGTCAGTCTGAATAAATGGTATTGTCGCTTCAGCGGTCAGTCCATATGTGATGATACATCATCAGAGTTACAGCGAATGGCCACCCTGGATCCCTGTCGACTAAACTCACAAAACTCTTTCAGAGGCAGAGGAGCTCTGTCCAGGTGAGCTTCTTGATTCATCATACAGATCAGTTTTATAAGTGCAGAATATTTAAAGCAAACCAatacaaaatgtgaaaaaaaaaatgatctgACACTTATGTGACACAAAAATCAACGAAATAAAAGTTATTACGTCATGTCTTTATTTATTGAGCAATTACTTTAGCCATGTTTTTCAcctctttaaagcaacaccaaagagttttttttaccttaaaatcacgtttccaaaaaagtttcagtggttcatccactcaaaacagggtgaatggcacttcacattcgctttgcagccctctatcggccaaaaccgcactaaagaagtttccaaccgtcgggtagtggtcctgtagttcgagtgaaaactacaaaaacttgctttacggcagacctacaatccaatcagagccagctatgctgcagtatttacgactgtggtaatgaacaattacgcttctaacctgtagagGGAGCAAAGAGCAggaactctttagtgttgctttaaatgattTTCTGAAATTTCCATGTTTCCTTTCAAACTCGACCAGTAAAAGCATTAAAGCGGAAGTCCaccctaaaacaacattatgctccaacactatatttcatgccatatatgtagttgattgtgctgccatcaaatgtactaactccatataaaaaattaaagcttttaactgctacagtaacggtgatttgacgcgtcatcaaatcaccggaagaaaaatgcacgactacattaattctgaatgttctaaatgggggcgggtcttgaggcgagatgattgacagtagatgataacgtttttgattgacagctgcacaggagctaacgttagcttgctttgctcgtgtttataataacaacaacatgataataactttctacgtagtatgtttatcgtagttacacaaaacaagcaacaactaagccaaatgatgttttagatattttaacaattttacattacctgagtccgcggaaaaactgggctgaaaacagtactcaaaatcttcctgacgaaagtgctggctgcatattcaaagtagtgtagtggtgggtcagctgagggtcgcgttgatgtcaacaataaaaactcccggtggcctgaatttgttgtccttacatccacatactgcacaggttctagtcatcttttatcgagggctttggtgatttccccctcagagacggttaaagcggagttactctttggatgggttcgtctgccggctaacttcaagttgacttgagttgatttgagagctagttgagcggtaaaagaagttattaggcttgttcaacttcatgtggcgttgcaagaatcgacagcgggatgacgtcaaagtaccgcgagagcgattcgcgatatcatacggaggagtttgcttttaaatccctttcgcggaaccttgacgtcatccagctgtcggttcctgcggcgccgcatgaagtcaaacaaacctGACGACTGCATCGAACAGTGGttagtgggtggagctaatgactcagtttcgcgcagtgcattctggttaattgTGTCCATTAAAGACCGTTACGAAAATTCCGCTTCAACACACTATCAATCTAATAATCGAAATCGTGCAAATTTATTGATTTTTCCTCATGTATAATGCAAAGTGGACATAAATTACCCGTGATAAACATGCTAAAATGTCTAGATTGGACTTCCCCTTTAAGTGTATATgaaatgagaatttcagcattTAGCAGGCATCTctatttaatgcaaaaaatctATTATCTCATTATTTTCCAACACTTCACTTGAAAGGTTGGTGAGTATGGTGGTCACTCTTAGAGACTGGGCCCATAAAAGTCTTCAGGAGGAACAGGAAAGGCCAGATTCCTTCTTGGAGCGCTTTCGGGGACCAGAGCTTCAAATGGCACCCAGTCGTATAAGCATTAATCGACCTGATGCCCATGATGGGAACAACGGCAACAAAATCAGGTGAGTTTATTTTCACacgtcatcatcatcatctccaATCTTTATTGAGTTAAAAAGATTTCTAACAAAAACAACTGATTCTGCCGTAACATAAATATGAAAATGTGTGAGACTGCTTTATTTTTAGGAAGAAGACAGATGTTTTGATACTGGCACCTGCTGATGACTTGTACTACCGTTGGTTGTTTGTTATTGCCGCAGCTGTGTTGTACAATTGGTGTTTTGTGGTGGCTAGGTAAGATAAAAAGGTGTTTTCCCCTTTATTATTGTcctttttaagtgaaaatattGTGAGCAGAGATCCTAAAATAAATCCAGTGATTCCTGAAAAACTTGTAAGCAAATGATGCAATAAATGAATTTCATTAGAAGAAAACAAAGCTCTTTGATTTCGCATGCAGATTCAATGCAGGGCCTTTAATGATGGTTTTGGTATAATTTAAACTGATGAGGGAGTGTGTCTGATACAGGCTTCAATAATGATTCATGTAAATACGTGTTATGGTACGTCTTTCCTTAAGCTTTCATCCTTCCTATCCTAAACCAGGGCCTGCTTTGATGAGCTTCAAACCAGAAACTTTATTCTCTGGCTGGTTTTGGATTACCTCTCTGATGTAATTTATATATTGGACACCTGTGTACGATTGAGAACAGGTCAGAATCCTTCAGCATGCAGTACAGCATGTGTACTTCAATACAAAAACACACTGTTCACTTTTCTTAACGCCGTATTGATGTCTTTACTGCAGGTTTCCTTGAGCAGGGTCTTCTGGTGAAGGACCTCGCCAAGTTAAGAGACAGCTATTTTCATACATTACAGTTCAAACTGGACCTGGTCTCCATTTTACCCACAGACCTTGCCTACATCATCATTGGCATTCATGTGCCCGAGCTGCGATTCAATCGACTGTTGCGCTTCTCGCGTCTCTTCGAGTTCTTTGACCGCACCGAGACCCGCACAAACTACCCCAACATGTTCCGCATTTGCAACCTGGTGCTCTACATCTTAGTTATCATTCACTGGAATGCCTGCATTTACTTTGCCATCTCAAAGTCTCTGGGATTCGGATCGGACCAATGGGTCTATCCGAACATCTCCGATCCTGAGTTCGGGACGCTAACGCGAGGATATGTCTACTGCCTGTATTGGTCCACCCTCACGTTGACCACCATCGGGGAAATGCCCGCTCCGGTGCGTGATGAGGAGTACCTTTTTGTCGTTTTTGACTTCCTTGTTGGTGTACTCATTTTCGCCACCATCGTCGGTAATGTAGGCTCCATGATATCGAGCATGAATGCCACAAGGGCTGAGTTTCAAGCTCGCATCGATGCCATCAAACATTACATGCAGTTCCGGAAGGTCAGCAAAGAGCTAGAAGCCAGAGTCATCAAATGGTTCGACTACTTGTGGACCAATAAGAAATCGATAGATGAGCAGGAGGTTCTTAAGAACCTGCCCAACAAACTACGGGCTGAGATCGCTCTTAACGTACACTTAGAAACTTTAAAGAAGGTCCGTATCTTCCAGGATTGTGAGGCAGGTCTACTGGTGGAACTGGTCCTCAAGCTGCGGCCACAGGTCTTTAGTCCCGGAGATTACATCTGCAGAAAAGGGGACATCGGAAAAGAGATGTACATCATCAAAGAAGGTCGCCTTGCTGTCGTCGCTGACGACGGGGTGACCCAGTTCGCCCACTTAACGGCCGGCAGCTGCTTCGGAGAGATCAGCATCCTCAACATCAAAGGAAGCAAAACGGGCAACCGTCGCACGGCTAACATCCGTAGCATTGGCTACTCTGACCTGTTTTGCTTGTCGAAGGATGACCTCATGGAGGCTGTAATGGAGTATCCCGATGCCAA includes:
- the cnga2a gene encoding cyclic nucleotide gated channel subunit alpha 2a isoform X2, whose product is MTGRVLVESLDLSAHRLSVKTSAEDESDHADSRGQSICDDTSSELQRMATLDPCRLNSQNSFRGRGALSRLVSMVVTLRDWAHKSLQEEQERPDSFLERFRGPELQMAPSRISINRPDAHDGNNGNKIRKKTDVLILAPADDLYYRWLFVIAAAVLYNWCFVVARACFDELQTRNFILWLVLDYLSDVIYILDTCVRLRTGFLEQGLLVKDLAKLRDSYFHTLQFKLDLVSILPTDLAYIIIGIHVPELRFNRLLRFSRLFEFFDRTETRTNYPNMFRICNLVLYILVIIHWNACIYFAISKSLGFGSDQWVYPNISDPEFGTLTRGYVYCLYWSTLTLTTIGEMPAPVRDEEYLFVVFDFLVGVLIFATIVGNVGSMISSMNATRAEFQARIDAIKHYMQFRKVSKELEARVIKWFDYLWTNKKSIDEQEVLKNLPNKLRAEIALNVHLETLKKVRIFQDCEAGLLVELVLKLRPQVFSPGDYICRKGDIGKEMYIIKEGRLAVVADDGVTQFAHLTAGSCFGEISILNIKGSKTGNRRTANIRSIGYSDLFCLSKDDLMEAVMEYPDAKKVLEERGRQILLKEGLLEDLGAAGLGEEKIEEKVERLEACLEMLQTRFARLLGDYTATQQKLKQRLTALECRTHQSGSGFLSDGNDSTIDGDGTHSEVNIQL
- the cnga2a gene encoding cyclic nucleotide gated channel subunit alpha 2a isoform X1, with amino-acid sequence MYYALCECMTKLLSRIYSHRKRMTGRVLVESLDLSAHRLSVKTSAEDESDHADSRGQSICDDTSSELQRMATLDPCRLNSQNSFRGRGALSRLVSMVVTLRDWAHKSLQEEQERPDSFLERFRGPELQMAPSRISINRPDAHDGNNGNKIRKKTDVLILAPADDLYYRWLFVIAAAVLYNWCFVVARACFDELQTRNFILWLVLDYLSDVIYILDTCVRLRTGFLEQGLLVKDLAKLRDSYFHTLQFKLDLVSILPTDLAYIIIGIHVPELRFNRLLRFSRLFEFFDRTETRTNYPNMFRICNLVLYILVIIHWNACIYFAISKSLGFGSDQWVYPNISDPEFGTLTRGYVYCLYWSTLTLTTIGEMPAPVRDEEYLFVVFDFLVGVLIFATIVGNVGSMISSMNATRAEFQARIDAIKHYMQFRKVSKELEARVIKWFDYLWTNKKSIDEQEVLKNLPNKLRAEIALNVHLETLKKVRIFQDCEAGLLVELVLKLRPQVFSPGDYICRKGDIGKEMYIIKEGRLAVVADDGVTQFAHLTAGSCFGEISILNIKGSKTGNRRTANIRSIGYSDLFCLSKDDLMEAVMEYPDAKKVLEERGRQILLKEGLLEDLGAAGLGEEKIEEKVERLEACLEMLQTRFARLLGDYTATQQKLKQRLTALECRTHQSGSGFLSDGNDSTIDGDGTHSEVNIQL